The Sulfurospirillum halorespirans DSM 13726 genome has a window encoding:
- the lon gene encoding endopeptidase La, translating into MKLSDYTAFPADIPIVVEDNLFLYPFMISPLFLTDEENIRAANDALDHNSLVMVCTAKVGSEHGRDFNAIYPAGVIGSIMRKVDLPDGRVKILFQGMQKGRILKELTSTPLRATIELIPTHRSEAMKVDATLAVLREKVSLLGSLGGQFPPDLIKTIEDNSDIHRITDLVASSMKLKKEQAYKLFVEEDDETRLLQLIDYVIEEIESSRLKKEIKTKVHSQIEKVNKEYFLKEQLKQIQKELGTDNQREEEIEEYRKKLEAKKEYMEEDAYKEIKKQIDKLSRMHPDSADANLIQSYLDWVIEIPFGKAAKKNLDVLEVKSQLDKDHYSLEKPKERIEEFFAVRELLAKRGIAEKNANGAILCFAGPPGVGKTSLANSIAKALKRKLVRIALGGLEDVNELRGHRRTYIGAMPGRIVQGIIEAEEMNPVVVLDEIDKVARSFRGDPTAVLLEVLDPEQNNKFRDYYLNFNIDLSKVIFIATANEVGSIPAPLRDRMEFIFVNSYTPQEKYEIAKKYLIPQELKKHGLKNNEINISKPTLQLIIANYTRESGVRNLRRRIADILRKVAKQLLTNPAIDKVSITNSNLKDYLPKTVFEIDEVDKENSVGIVNGLAWTSVGGDVLKVEAIRIQGKGGIQITGSLGDVMKESAKIALSVVKVLIDNGKIDVPLSIIPTTGMDKEENAKQVEPSDVYRRFDLHIHVPEGATPKDGPSAGVTMATAIASILSNKKVKSDLAMTGELTLTGKVLPIGGLKEKLIAAYKAKIKTALIPKKNYERDLDEIPDEVKEKMKIIPVSRVEEVLEYALVK; encoded by the coding sequence ATGAAACTCAGCGACTATACCGCGTTTCCTGCAGACATACCCATTGTCGTAGAAGACAATCTATTTTTATACCCTTTTATGATTTCCCCTCTTTTTTTAACGGATGAAGAGAACATTCGTGCGGCGAACGATGCTCTGGATCACAACTCGTTAGTCATGGTCTGTACCGCCAAAGTTGGCAGTGAACACGGACGCGATTTTAATGCTATTTACCCAGCAGGTGTTATCGGTTCTATCATGCGTAAGGTTGACCTTCCTGATGGACGCGTTAAGATTCTTTTTCAAGGAATGCAAAAAGGAAGAATTTTAAAAGAGCTCACGAGCACGCCACTTCGCGCAACGATAGAGTTGATTCCAACACATCGCTCAGAAGCAATGAAAGTAGACGCAACCTTGGCTGTTTTACGCGAAAAAGTTTCTCTTCTTGGATCACTCGGCGGTCAATTTCCCCCTGATCTTATTAAAACCATTGAAGATAACAGCGACATTCACCGCATCACCGATCTTGTCGCGAGTAGCATGAAACTCAAAAAAGAGCAAGCCTATAAGCTTTTTGTCGAAGAAGATGATGAGACAAGACTTCTCCAACTGATTGATTATGTGATCGAAGAGATTGAGTCAAGTCGTCTTAAAAAAGAGATCAAAACAAAAGTGCATTCACAGATTGAAAAAGTGAATAAAGAGTATTTTTTAAAAGAGCAACTGAAGCAGATTCAAAAAGAGCTAGGAACGGACAACCAACGCGAAGAAGAGATCGAAGAGTACCGTAAAAAGCTCGAAGCGAAAAAAGAGTACATGGAAGAGGATGCGTACAAAGAGATCAAAAAACAGATCGATAAACTTTCGCGCATGCACCCAGATTCTGCGGATGCTAATCTCATTCAAAGCTATCTTGACTGGGTCATTGAGATTCCGTTTGGCAAAGCAGCTAAGAAAAATCTTGACGTCTTAGAGGTTAAATCACAACTCGATAAAGACCATTATTCGCTTGAAAAACCCAAAGAGCGCATCGAAGAGTTTTTTGCCGTGCGTGAATTGCTCGCAAAACGTGGCATTGCTGAAAAAAATGCCAATGGGGCAATCTTATGTTTTGCAGGCCCTCCAGGTGTGGGTAAGACTTCTTTAGCAAACTCGATAGCCAAGGCTTTGAAACGCAAATTAGTGCGTATTGCACTGGGTGGACTCGAAGATGTCAATGAGCTAAGAGGTCACAGACGTACCTACATTGGTGCGATGCCCGGGCGCATTGTGCAAGGTATCATCGAGGCCGAAGAGATGAACCCTGTGGTTGTTTTAGATGAGATCGACAAGGTCGCACGAAGCTTCAGAGGCGATCCAACGGCAGTGCTTTTAGAAGTGCTTGACCCTGAGCAAAATAACAAGTTTAGAGACTATTATCTCAACTTCAACATTGATCTTAGCAAAGTGATTTTCATCGCGACAGCCAATGAAGTAGGCTCGATCCCAGCACCGCTTCGCGATCGTATGGAGTTTATTTTTGTCAATTCCTATACGCCACAAGAGAAGTATGAGATCGCTAAAAAATACCTCATTCCCCAAGAGCTTAAAAAACATGGTTTAAAAAACAATGAGATTAATATCTCTAAGCCTACGTTGCAGCTCATTATCGCGAACTATACCCGTGAATCAGGCGTTAGAAATTTACGTCGAAGAATTGCCGATATTTTGCGAAAAGTAGCCAAACAGCTTTTGACAAATCCAGCAATTGATAAAGTGAGCATTACCAACAGCAATTTAAAAGATTACCTGCCAAAAACCGTCTTTGAAATCGACGAGGTCGATAAAGAGAACAGTGTTGGCATCGTCAATGGGCTTGCGTGGACGAGTGTCGGTGGCGATGTGCTCAAAGTGGAAGCGATTCGTATTCAAGGTAAGGGTGGCATTCAGATCACAGGTTCACTCGGTGATGTGATGAAAGAGTCTGCCAAAATTGCTCTGAGTGTGGTCAAAGTTTTGATCGATAACGGCAAGATTGATGTACCACTTTCCATCATTCCCACCACAGGAATGGATAAAGAAGAGAATGCCAAACAGGTAGAACCTAGCGATGTTTACAGACGTTTTGATCTGCACATTCACGTACCTGAGGGCGCTACTCCTAAAGATGGTCCAAGTGCGGGTGTGACGATGGCAACGGCGATTGCTTCGATTTTGAGTAATAAAAAAGTAAAAAGTGATCTTGCTATGACGGGTGAATTGACCTTAACAGGAAAAGTATTGCCAATTGGGGGATTGAAAGAAAAACTGATAGCAGCGTATAAAGCGAAGATTAAAACTGCACTCATTCCTAAGAAAAACTATGAGAGAGATCTCGATGAGATTCCTGATGAAGTCAAAGAGAAGATGAAAATCATCCCAGTATCTCGTGTGGAAGAAGTGTTGGAGTATGCGTTAGTGAAGTAG
- the rpsR gene encoding 30S ribosomal protein S18, with product MAEKRKFARKYCKYCEAKVEYIDYKDAKILRHSLSERYKIMPRRLTGNCKRHQEMVELAIKRARATAVIPYIIDTQKVVAVPFEQLQQ from the coding sequence ATGGCAGAGAAAAGAAAATTTGCACGCAAATACTGCAAATACTGTGAAGCAAAAGTAGAATACATTGACTATAAAGATGCAAAAATTTTGAGACATTCTCTCTCCGAGAGATACAAAATTATGCCACGTCGTTTGACAGGTAACTGCAAAAGACATCAAGAGATGGTAGAACTAGCGATCAAACGCGCTCGTGCTACAGCAGTTATTCCTTACATCATCGACACTCAAAAAGTCGTTGCTGTGCCTTTCGAACAACTTCAACAATAA
- a CDS encoding single-stranded DNA-binding protein, whose product MFNRVVMLGNLTRDCELRYLPSGGAVCTTGLATNRRFKKQDGSQGEEVCFIDITFFGRTAEIANQYLSRGKKVLVEGRLKLDQWTDQQGVKRSKHSITVETLQMIDSRGGQESGGVEGGSYGEPTGTPNVGYNNANAQKPAAYPKQTTPEYSGHEIPDIDINDDEIPF is encoded by the coding sequence ATGTTCAATAGAGTCGTTATGCTTGGAAACCTCACACGTGACTGCGAGCTTCGTTACCTCCCTAGTGGTGGTGCGGTTTGTACCACTGGACTTGCGACCAATCGTCGCTTCAAAAAGCAAGATGGAAGCCAAGGCGAAGAGGTTTGCTTTATCGACATCACTTTTTTTGGACGTACTGCAGAAATCGCTAACCAATACCTTAGCCGTGGCAAAAAAGTATTGGTAGAAGGTCGTTTAAAGCTCGATCAATGGACCGACCAACAAGGTGTAAAGCGCTCAAAGCACTCTATTACCGTTGAAACACTCCAGATGATTGACTCACGCGGTGGACAAGAGAGTGGTGGCGTTGAGGGTGGAAGTTATGGTGAACCAACAGGAACACCGAATGTTGGCTACAACAATGCTAACGCACAAAAACCTGCAGCCTATCCAAAACAGACGACTCCTGAATACAGTGGTCATGAGATTCCGGACATCGATATTAACGATGACGAAATACCGTTTTAG
- the rpsF gene encoding 30S ribosomal protein S6 — MRHYELLVVVKPTLTVEELQAKLNYLKEILEKNGAVIAATLEMGTRKLAYQIDKFERGTYVVFYFTSPTPAIAEVERLIRITEEFIRFMTVKFENQKELRFWNKQVEKITKKSDAPAPAVVESKEIVEETVTTEA, encoded by the coding sequence ATGCGACATTATGAGTTGCTTGTTGTAGTAAAACCTACATTAACCGTAGAAGAACTACAAGCAAAACTAAACTATCTAAAAGAAATTTTAGAGAAAAACGGTGCAGTGATCGCTGCAACACTTGAGATGGGTACACGTAAACTTGCGTATCAAATCGATAAATTTGAGCGTGGAACGTATGTAGTATTCTACTTTACTTCCCCAACACCTGCTATTGCTGAAGTTGAGAGACTTATCAGAATTACTGAAGAGTTTATTCGCTTTATGACTGTTAAATTTGAAAATCAAAAAGAGCTTAGATTTTGGAACAAACAAGTTGAAAAAATCACTAAAAAAAGTGATGCACCAGCTCCTGCGGTTGTCGAATCTAAAGAGATCGTAGAAGAAACTGTTACAACTGAAGCTTAA
- the holA gene encoding DNA polymerase III subunit delta: MYKREFEGVLKANKAPKSTLFYGACAYQNNALAHQLLTLLQAASEEKVMMYFDEYNFTSAKNFLSQSSLFGDRNILIVKTDKTIPSKEVETLVSLCAKNDSSYFIYQYFGEDKKATPLTKIFEKQNDGAFVRLFKADFNEAMQLLQNHANAVGLSIDRYALQHLYMIHSEDLSLCVNECEKLLVLGREIGINDINTLVYGLGSVSMDHFITKLLEKKDIKEEFERLVEGDGVEEIRIINAIQAHVSQLFLFHAYIKLHGAFDAKAILGYPLPPQLAAQRSQHSIKIDLATYQKLCAQLIDAEYRLKKVGNLEKSSYLLSSLIKLQSYL; encoded by the coding sequence ATGTATAAAAGAGAATTTGAAGGCGTTTTAAAAGCCAACAAAGCCCCCAAATCAACGCTTTTTTACGGTGCCTGTGCCTATCAAAATAACGCCCTTGCCCACCAACTTCTCACACTGTTACAAGCAGCGAGTGAAGAGAAAGTAATGATGTATTTTGATGAATACAACTTCACATCCGCTAAGAATTTTCTCTCCCAATCTTCGCTCTTTGGTGATCGCAATATCTTAATTGTTAAAACCGATAAAACGATTCCTTCCAAAGAGGTTGAAACCCTTGTGAGTCTCTGCGCTAAAAACGATTCAAGCTATTTTATCTACCAGTATTTTGGCGAAGATAAGAAAGCAACACCTCTGACAAAAATTTTTGAAAAACAAAATGACGGTGCCTTTGTCCGTCTCTTTAAAGCTGATTTTAACGAAGCAATGCAGTTACTTCAAAACCACGCCAATGCGGTTGGACTCTCCATTGACCGCTACGCATTGCAACATCTCTACATGATCCACTCTGAAGATCTTTCCTTGTGTGTCAATGAATGCGAAAAGCTTTTGGTGCTCGGTCGTGAGATTGGCATCAACGATATTAATACCTTGGTTTATGGACTCGGTTCTGTTTCCATGGATCATTTCATCACGAAACTATTGGAGAAAAAAGACATTAAAGAGGAGTTTGAACGTCTCGTTGAAGGCGATGGCGTTGAAGAAATTCGCATTATTAACGCGATTCAAGCGCACGTTTCACAACTCTTTTTATTTCATGCCTACATTAAACTGCATGGCGCGTTCGATGCCAAAGCCATTCTTGGGTACCCTCTTCCACCACAGCTTGCGGCGCAACGCTCCCAGCACTCAATTAAGATCGATCTTGCAACCTATCAGAAGCTTTGCGCCCAACTCATCGATGCGGAGTACCGCTTGAAAAAAGTGGGCAACCTTGAAAAGAGCAGTTACTTACTTTCAAGCTTAATAAAACTTCAAAGTTATTTGTAG
- a CDS encoding RNB domain-containing ribonuclease → MKNFLSSLKEGVAQADVPAPFLPHFQTLIQLRALVAHNGLFELEPSHVVGKMDVSFSGTGYLSALEPTRSKDLIVEASGLHGAMRGDLVVAKRVTNKRGGRAKAVVVYIAQRAFAKSIVYTKMSKGKVIGVNVKNASIFEITASQKSLKQLPLGSVLKIDNITNAIEEVLGVLDDPLVDEKISLALFDKKEFFTKEAETEAKSHGDFVDKAYYPHRVDLTNLPFCTIDPVDAKDFDDAIYFDVKNYILYVAIADVSEYVYAMGAIDKEAIERGFSIYFPHKSIPMLPRSLSENICSLKPNVDRLAYTFKITLDPLTCKPIKEELFESIIHSTKRYTYEKIDLFLQGKTDDADAADQTILAYLLTLHSLTQKLRDMRLENAFSFRSSEVRMRVDADQNLISTTVEEETPSHGLIEDCMLLANKAAAKKLGFGIFRTHESPSYERMEMLLNDLALIGINAKLSSDLPKMIQGIQAKADVLDLREEVDKLIIKSQKKAIYEPENKGHFGLGFDIYTHFTSPIRRYSDLTLHRLLKAKMANDEKKLTFLLKDIAPLCEQISALERESDKVAWDYMDRKFARYMALHVGDNFKAIVVETEQNPIAKLDDELKGARIFLLDNDVHLLQRIEVKIVESNIATARIYARVTRSFDV, encoded by the coding sequence GTGAAAAACTTTCTTTCAAGCCTTAAAGAAGGGGTAGCACAAGCTGATGTGCCAGCCCCTTTTCTCCCCCATTTTCAAACCTTGATCCAACTTCGAGCCCTTGTCGCACACAATGGTCTTTTTGAGCTTGAGCCTTCCCATGTCGTGGGTAAAATGGACGTTTCGTTTAGCGGAACAGGCTATTTAAGCGCGCTAGAGCCAACACGTTCCAAAGACCTTATTGTCGAAGCTTCAGGACTGCATGGTGCGATGCGAGGTGACTTGGTGGTTGCCAAGCGTGTCACCAATAAACGAGGCGGACGTGCCAAAGCCGTCGTTGTCTACATCGCCCAGCGCGCTTTTGCCAAAAGCATCGTTTACACCAAAATGAGCAAAGGCAAAGTCATTGGCGTTAATGTCAAAAACGCATCCATCTTTGAGATCACCGCGAGTCAAAAATCGCTCAAGCAACTTCCATTGGGAAGTGTTTTAAAGATCGATAATATCACCAATGCCATCGAAGAGGTTTTAGGGGTGCTGGATGATCCCTTGGTCGATGAGAAAATCTCTTTGGCACTGTTTGATAAAAAAGAATTTTTCACTAAAGAGGCCGAAACCGAGGCTAAAAGTCATGGCGATTTTGTGGATAAGGCGTACTATCCGCATCGTGTTGACCTCACGAATTTACCTTTTTGTACGATTGATCCCGTGGATGCCAAAGATTTTGATGATGCGATCTATTTTGATGTCAAAAACTACATCCTTTACGTGGCGATTGCCGATGTCAGCGAATACGTTTATGCGATGGGAGCGATTGATAAAGAGGCGATTGAGCGCGGCTTTTCGATCTATTTTCCCCATAAATCGATCCCCATGCTTCCACGCTCATTAAGTGAAAATATCTGCTCCCTCAAACCCAATGTCGACCGCCTTGCTTACACCTTCAAAATCACCCTCGATCCGCTTACATGTAAACCGATCAAAGAGGAGCTTTTTGAGAGCATCATCCACTCCACAAAGCGCTACACCTACGAGAAAATTGATCTTTTCTTGCAAGGAAAAACCGACGATGCAGATGCAGCCGATCAAACAATCTTAGCGTACCTCTTGACCTTACATTCACTGACACAAAAACTACGTGACATGAGGCTTGAAAATGCCTTTTCGTTTCGCTCTTCCGAAGTGCGAATGAGAGTTGATGCAGACCAAAACTTAATCTCCACCACCGTAGAAGAGGAGACGCCTTCGCACGGTTTGATTGAAGATTGTATGCTCTTAGCCAATAAAGCGGCGGCTAAAAAACTGGGTTTTGGTATCTTTAGAACCCATGAAAGCCCTTCGTACGAGCGCATGGAGATGCTTTTGAATGACCTCGCACTGATTGGCATCAATGCTAAACTGAGTAGCGACCTTCCTAAAATGATTCAAGGCATTCAAGCCAAAGCCGATGTATTAGACCTTCGTGAAGAGGTCGATAAACTCATCATCAAAAGCCAAAAAAAGGCGATTTACGAGCCTGAAAACAAGGGACATTTTGGACTTGGATTTGACATCTACACCCATTTCACCTCCCCCATTCGTCGTTACAGTGACCTCACCTTGCACCGTCTTTTAAAAGCAAAAATGGCAAATGACGAAAAAAAGCTGACCTTTTTACTCAAAGACATTGCGCCATTGTGTGAACAAATCAGTGCGCTGGAACGTGAAAGTGACAAAGTGGCGTGGGATTATATGGACCGCAAATTTGCACGCTATATGGCTTTACATGTAGGCGATAATTTCAAAGCGATTGTCGTCGAAACCGAACAAAATCCGATTGCCAAACTGGACGATGAACTCAAAGGTGCGCGCATCTTTTTACTCGACAATGATGTGCATTTACTGCAACGCATTGAAGTTAAAATTGTCGAGAGCAATATCGCAACCGCTCGAATTTATGCCAGAGTGACCAGGAGTTTTGATGTATAA
- a CDS encoding HDOD domain-containing protein, whose protein sequence is MDENILKKIKALPPLDDTVLKIQRICVDKNSSLADLVKVVESDPMLTANILKSSNSPLYGFSREIKNIAHAVSLFGMATVRGFALSSAIKQNIKIDLSPYHLSNTTFLEISTLQSTFMFKWYSKVNKAMLDVLQPAAFMMEVGKIIIAHELIEQQKESAFKTALDSMKTPQELSVLEKEYVGFSNEEITAKIFEQWNLESELVESIKFCNDPQEAQEHIRTFSEALNVVRNSINIFGQLDEPSIKHALTLLESYGLDAEPFLQTVEQFKQ, encoded by the coding sequence ATGGACGAAAATATTTTAAAAAAAATCAAAGCACTTCCGCCTCTTGACGATACGGTTTTGAAGATTCAGCGTATTTGCGTCGATAAAAATAGTTCTTTAGCGGATCTTGTCAAAGTCGTTGAAAGCGATCCGATGCTCACAGCCAATATCTTAAAATCTTCTAATTCTCCTCTTTACGGCTTTAGCAGAGAGATTAAAAATATCGCCCATGCGGTATCGCTTTTTGGCATGGCAACCGTGCGTGGTTTTGCGCTTTCAAGTGCTATCAAACAAAATATCAAAATCGATCTCTCCCCGTATCATCTCTCCAACACAACGTTTTTAGAGATCAGCACGCTTCAAAGCACCTTCATGTTCAAATGGTATTCCAAAGTCAACAAAGCAATGCTTGATGTGCTTCAACCTGCTGCTTTTATGATGGAAGTTGGCAAAATCATCATCGCGCACGAGCTCATTGAACAACAAAAAGAGAGTGCCTTTAAAACGGCGCTTGATTCGATGAAAACACCTCAAGAACTCTCCGTACTCGAAAAAGAGTATGTCGGTTTTTCCAACGAAGAGATCACTGCAAAGATTTTTGAGCAGTGGAATTTAGAGAGTGAACTGGTCGAATCGATCAAGTTTTGCAATGACCCACAGGAAGCTCAAGAGCACATCCGTACGTTCTCTGAAGCACTGAATGTGGTCAGAAACAGCATCAATATCTTCGGACAACTCGATGAGCCTTCCATCAAACACGCACTCACGCTTTTAGAATCATACGGACTTGATGCTGAGCCATTTTTACAAACCGTAGAGCAATTTAAACAGTGA
- the ilvC gene encoding ketol-acid reductoisomerase → MAITVFYDKDCDLSIIRSKKVAMIGFGSQGHAHAENLRDSGVEVVVGLRKEGSSWAKAEAKGFKVLSVGEATKYADVIMILLPDEMQGDVFAAEIKPNLSAGKAIAFGHGFNIHYGQIVTPKGIDCIMIAPKAPGHTVRSEFVNGGGIPDLIAVDQDATGNAKALALSYASAIGGGRTGIIETTFKDETETDLFGEQAVLCGGATALVEAGFQTLVEAGYEPEMAYFECLHELKLIVDLMYQGGIADMRYSISNTAEYGDYVSGKRVINAESKAAMKEILAEIQDGRFAKDFILERKAGYTRMNAERAKTERSLLNQTGEKLRSMMPWITSKKIINKDKN, encoded by the coding sequence ATGGCAATAACCGTCTTTTATGACAAAGATTGTGATTTAAGCATTATTCGCTCAAAAAAAGTAGCGATGATCGGTTTTGGTTCCCAAGGACATGCGCACGCAGAAAACCTTCGTGATAGCGGTGTAGAAGTCGTTGTAGGTCTTAGAAAAGAGGGTAGTTCATGGGCAAAAGCAGAAGCAAAAGGGTTTAAAGTTTTAAGCGTTGGCGAAGCTACCAAATATGCGGATGTTATTATGATCTTATTGCCAGATGAGATGCAAGGCGATGTCTTTGCTGCTGAAATTAAACCAAACCTAAGTGCGGGTAAAGCGATTGCATTTGGACATGGTTTTAACATCCATTACGGTCAAATCGTTACGCCAAAAGGCATTGACTGCATCATGATCGCTCCAAAAGCGCCAGGGCACACCGTACGAAGTGAGTTTGTAAACGGCGGAGGCATTCCCGATCTTATCGCGGTCGATCAAGATGCAACAGGCAATGCAAAAGCATTAGCACTGAGTTATGCTTCAGCCATTGGTGGTGGACGTACAGGAATTATTGAGACAACGTTCAAAGATGAAACGGAGACCGATCTTTTCGGTGAGCAAGCGGTTCTTTGTGGTGGCGCAACAGCCCTTGTAGAAGCGGGTTTCCAAACATTGGTTGAAGCGGGTTATGAGCCTGAGATGGCATACTTTGAGTGTTTGCATGAGCTTAAACTTATTGTTGATTTGATGTACCAAGGCGGTATCGCTGATATGCGTTATTCTATCTCTAACACCGCAGAGTATGGTGATTATGTGAGTGGAAAACGTGTCATTAACGCTGAGTCAAAAGCGGCGATGAAAGAGATTTTGGCTGAAATCCAAGATGGTCGTTTTGCCAAAGATTTTATTTTAGAGCGCAAAGCGGGTTACACGCGCATGAACGCAGAACGTGCTAAAACGGAGAGAAGTTTACTAAATCAAACGGGTGAGAAACTTCGTTCAATGATGCCTTGGATCACTTCTAAAAAAATCATCAACAAAGACAAAAACTAA
- the minD gene encoding septum site-determining protein MinD produces the protein MGIVITVTSGKGGVGKSTTTANLAVGLANLGKKVVAIDFDIGLRNLDMILGLENRIVYDVVDVMEGRCNLAQALINDKKSKSLYFLPASQTKDKDILNKDKVKALIENLKESFDFVMIDSPAGIESGFEHSIFLADRALIVSTPDVSSVRDADRVIGIIDAKSERAKNGLEVEKHIIINRIKPEMVDAGNMLSVDDVLSILALPLIGIVPDDEDIITSTNTGSPIVNKDKSLSAEAYRNIARRILGEEVEFLDIRVKKGLMATLKGMFK, from the coding sequence ATGGGTATAGTTATTACCGTAACGTCCGGTAAAGGTGGGGTGGGTAAATCCACCACCACTGCTAATCTAGCCGTAGGACTTGCAAATTTAGGCAAAAAAGTGGTTGCGATTGACTTTGACATAGGGCTTAGAAATCTCGACATGATCTTAGGACTTGAAAATCGCATCGTGTATGATGTGGTCGATGTAATGGAAGGTCGTTGTAACCTTGCACAAGCGCTGATCAACGATAAAAAATCCAAATCACTTTACTTCTTACCTGCGAGTCAAACCAAAGATAAAGATATTTTGAATAAAGATAAAGTCAAAGCGTTGATCGAAAACCTCAAAGAGAGTTTTGATTTCGTGATGATTGACTCACCTGCGGGAATTGAGAGCGGGTTTGAACACTCTATTTTCCTAGCAGACCGCGCGTTGATCGTCTCTACGCCTGATGTGAGTTCTGTTCGTGATGCGGATCGTGTGATTGGCATTATTGATGCTAAAAGCGAGCGTGCTAAAAATGGCTTGGAAGTCGAAAAACACATCATCATCAACCGAATCAAACCCGAGATGGTCGATGCAGGCAACATGCTCAGCGTTGACGATGTTTTAAGTATTCTTGCTCTTCCACTGATTGGTATTGTGCCTGATGATGAAGATATTATCACCTCCACTAACACAGGCTCACCGATTGTCAACAAAGATAAATCACTTTCAGCCGAAGCGTACCGCAATATCGCGCGTCGTATTTTAGGCGAAGAGGTCGAATTTTTAGATATTCGTGTGAAGAAAGGACTGATGGCAACCTTGAAAGGAATGTTCAAATGA
- the minE gene encoding cell division topological specificity factor MinE, producing the protein MSFFDTLFGRSKPTADVAKNRLKIMLAHERASCKLPYMDDLRNDLIAVIRKYTKVEDVKITSQTNQNIELLEVEVILGK; encoded by the coding sequence ATGAGTTTCTTTGACACTCTTTTTGGTCGTTCTAAACCTACCGCAGATGTGGCAAAAAATCGTCTGAAAATCATGCTTGCCCATGAGAGAGCCAGTTGTAAATTGCCTTATATGGATGATTTGCGCAATGATCTCATTGCCGTCATTCGCAAGTATACCAAAGTTGAAGATGTAAAAATTACCTCTCAAACGAATCAAAATATTGAGTTATTAGAAGTCGAAGTCATTCTTGGAAAGTAA
- a CDS encoding divergent polysaccharide deacetylase family protein, with the protein MVKKIKEKRPKKETPSLNEIKSAKLKKYSLILMLILTLSMIAFGTYLYMTTSYQHYKIVQKDQKASSDALMQKMKQMLDEEKARQATLPPPPSPVAETNVSTVVENNQSSEKPLENNETHVVQQTPEEESKAQERSEVHDYERSLKESGKPARPHDIVRKKYPEGTTPRLAIIIDDVSFPWQTRSIKEIPYKVTPSFFPPTKGHPETVRMSHEFPFAMIHLPMESKNYSSPEPETLNIVDSSEVIEKRIKRIKEWFPQIIYYNNHTGGSYTADYNAMDRLVKVLKENGLIFVDSRTVGNSKAPEITKKYGMFLYSRDVFLDNSLDKNLIRIQLKEAVTKAKKFGYAIAIGHPHKNTLEVLRDSKDLLNGVEMVYLKDL; encoded by the coding sequence ATGGTAAAAAAGATTAAAGAAAAACGCCCAAAAAAAGAGACGCCTTCGTTGAATGAGATCAAATCAGCTAAGCTTAAAAAGTACAGCCTTATCTTAATGCTCATTTTAACCCTCAGCATGATTGCTTTTGGAACCTATTTGTATATGACGACCTCGTATCAGCATTACAAAATAGTGCAAAAAGATCAAAAAGCGTCTAGCGATGCGTTAATGCAGAAGATGAAGCAGATGCTTGATGAGGAAAAAGCGCGTCAAGCGACACTGCCACCTCCTCCTTCTCCTGTGGCTGAAACCAATGTCTCAACCGTTGTTGAAAACAATCAAAGCAGTGAAAAACCTCTTGAAAACAATGAGACGCATGTCGTCCAACAGACTCCTGAAGAGGAGAGCAAAGCGCAGGAACGCTCCGAAGTACATGACTATGAGCGCAGTCTCAAAGAGAGTGGCAAACCTGCTCGTCCTCATGACATTGTGCGTAAAAAATATCCCGAAGGTACAACGCCTAGGCTTGCCATTATCATCGATGATGTCTCGTTTCCTTGGCAAACGCGTTCGATAAAAGAGATTCCTTACAAAGTAACGCCTTCGTTTTTTCCACCCACCAAAGGGCATCCTGAAACGGTACGCATGTCACATGAGTTTCCGTTTGCGATGATTCATCTTCCGATGGAGTCGAAAAACTACTCGTCACCTGAACCTGAAACGCTCAATATTGTCGATTCGAGCGAGGTGATCGAAAAGCGCATCAAACGCATCAAAGAGTGGTTCCCTCAAATTATCTATTACAATAACCATACGGGTGGATCGTATACAGCGGATTATAACGCGATGGATCGTTTGGTAAAAGTGCTCAAAGAAAATGGGCTCATTTTTGTCGATAGCCGTACCGTTGGCAACTCGAAAGCGCCTGAAATTACGAAAAAATACGGGATGTTTCTCTACTCGCGTGATGTCTTTTTGGACAATTCACTCGATAAAAACTTGATTCGCATTCAGCTCAAAGAGGCTGTAACGAAGGCTAAGAAATTTGGTTATGCCATTGCCATTGGGCATCCACACAAAAATACCTTAGAGGTTCTTAGGGATTCCAAAGATCTTTTAAACGGTGTGGAAATGGTCTATCTGAAAGATTTGTAA